One segment of Streptomyces sp. NA02950 DNA contains the following:
- the tuf gene encoding elongation factor Tu has product MAKAKFERTKPHVNIGTIGHIDHGKTTLTAAITKVLHDAYPDLNEASAFDQIDKAPEERQRGITISIAHVEYQTESRHYAHVDCPGHADYIKNMITGAAQMDGAILVVAATDGPMPQTKEHVLLARQVGVPYIVVALNKADMVDDEEILELVELEVRELLSEYEFPGDEVPVVKVSALKALEGDAEWGKSVLDLMKAVDESIPQPERDVDKPFLMPIEDVFTITGRGTVVTGRIERGVLKVNENVDIIGIKQEKTSTTVTGIEMFRKLLDEGQAGENVGLLLRGIKREDVERGQVIIKPGSVTPHTEFEAQAYILSKDEGGRHTPFFNNYRPQFYFRTTDVTGVVTLPEGTEMVMPGDNTEMSVQLIQPVAMEEGLKFAIREGGRTVGAGQVTKINK; this is encoded by the coding sequence GTGGCGAAGGCGAAGTTCGAGCGGACTAAGCCGCACGTCAACATCGGCACCATCGGTCACATCGACCACGGTAAGACGACCCTTACCGCGGCGATCACCAAGGTGCTGCACGACGCGTACCCGGACCTGAACGAGGCCTCGGCCTTCGACCAGATCGACAAGGCTCCTGAGGAGCGCCAGCGCGGTATCACCATCTCCATCGCGCACGTCGAGTACCAGACCGAGTCGCGTCACTACGCGCACGTTGACTGCCCCGGTCACGCGGACTACATCAAGAACATGATCACCGGTGCCGCGCAGATGGACGGCGCCATCCTCGTGGTCGCCGCCACCGACGGCCCGATGCCGCAGACCAAGGAGCACGTGCTCCTGGCCCGCCAGGTCGGCGTGCCGTACATCGTTGTCGCCCTGAACAAGGCCGACATGGTGGACGACGAGGAGATCCTGGAGCTCGTCGAGCTCGAGGTCCGTGAGCTGCTCTCCGAGTACGAGTTCCCGGGCGACGAGGTTCCGGTCGTCAAGGTCTCGGCGCTCAAGGCGCTCGAGGGCGACGCCGAGTGGGGCAAGTCCGTCCTCGACCTGATGAAGGCCGTCGACGAGTCGATCCCGCAGCCGGAGCGCGACGTCGACAAGCCGTTCCTGATGCCGATCGAGGACGTCTTCACCATCACCGGCCGCGGTACGGTCGTCACCGGCCGTATCGAGCGCGGTGTGCTGAAGGTCAACGAGAACGTCGACATCATCGGCATCAAGCAGGAGAAGACCTCGACCACCGTCACCGGTATCGAGATGTTCCGCAAGCTGCTCGACGAGGGCCAGGCCGGTGAGAACGTCGGTCTGCTGCTCCGCGGCATCAAGCGCGAGGACGTCGAGCGCGGCCAGGTCATCATCAAGCCGGGCTCGGTCACCCCGCACACCGAGTTCGAGGCCCAGGCCTACATCCTGTCCAAGGACGAGGGTGGCCGCCACACGCCGTTCTTCAACAACTACCGTCCGCAGTTCTACTTCCGTACCACGGACGTGACGGGCGTTGTGACCCTCCCCGAGGGCACCGAGATGGTCATGCCGGGCGACAACACCGAGATGTCGGTCCAGCTGATCCAGCCGGTCGCCATGGAGGAGGGCCTGAAGTTCGCCATCCGTGAGGGTGGCCGGACCGTCGGCGCCGGTCAGGTCACCAAGATCAACAAGTGA
- the fusA gene encoding elongation factor G codes for MATTSLDLAKVRNIGIMAHIDAGKTTTTERILFYTGVSYKIGEVHDGAATMDWMEQEQERGITITSAATTCHWPLENVDHTINIIDTPGHVDFTVEVERSLRVLDGAVTVFDGVAGVEPQSETVWRQADRYGVPRICFVNKLDRTGAEFHRCVDMITDRLGAVPLVMQLPIGTEADFKGVVDLVRMKALVWSAEATKGEMYDTVDIPDTHIEAADEWRGKLLEGVAENDEEMMELYLEGQEPTEEQLYAAIRRITIASGKGGGTTVTPVFCGTAFKNKGVQPLLDAVVRYLPSPIDIEAIEGHSVKDPDEVIKRRPSEEEPLSALAFKIASDPHLGKLTFIRVYSGRMDAGTQVLNSVKGKKERIGKIYRMHANKREEIDSVGAGDIVAVMGLKQTTTGETLSDASNPVILESMDFPAPVIEVAIEPKSKGDQEKLAVAIQRLAEEDPSFRVKTDEETGQTIISGMGELHLDVLVDRMRREFKVEANVGKPQVAYRETLRKAVERYDYTHKKQTGGSGQFAKVQIALAPLEGDGYEFENKVTGGRIPREYIPSVDAGCQEAMEFGVLAGYPLTGVKVTLLDGGYHEVDSSEMAFKIAGSMAFKEAARKAGPALLEPMMKVEVTTPEDYMGDVIGDINSRRGQIQSMEDRSGAKLVTGLVPLSEMFGYVGDLRSKTSGRASYSMQFDSYAEVPKNVAEEIIAKAKGE; via the coding sequence ATGGCCACCACTTCACTTGACCTGGCCAAGGTCCGCAATATTGGGATCATGGCCCACATCGACGCGGGCAAGACGACCACCACCGAGCGGATCCTGTTCTACACCGGCGTGAGCTACAAGATCGGTGAAGTTCACGATGGCGCTGCCACCATGGACTGGATGGAGCAGGAGCAGGAGCGCGGCATCACCATCACGTCGGCCGCGACGACCTGTCACTGGCCGCTTGAGAACGTCGATCACACCATCAACATCATCGACACCCCGGGCCACGTCGACTTCACGGTCGAGGTGGAGCGCTCGCTGCGCGTCCTCGACGGTGCCGTCACGGTGTTCGATGGTGTCGCCGGTGTGGAGCCGCAGTCCGAGACGGTGTGGCGTCAGGCGGACCGCTACGGTGTTCCGCGTATCTGCTTCGTCAACAAGCTGGACCGCACCGGTGCCGAGTTCCACCGCTGCGTCGACATGATCACGGACCGCCTGGGCGCGGTGCCGCTGGTCATGCAGCTGCCGATCGGCACCGAGGCCGACTTCAAGGGCGTGGTCGACCTCGTCCGTATGAAGGCGCTGGTCTGGTCGGCCGAGGCGACCAAGGGCGAGATGTACGACACCGTCGACATCCCGGACACCCACATCGAGGCCGCCGACGAGTGGCGCGGCAAGCTGCTCGAGGGCGTCGCCGAGAACGACGAAGAGATGATGGAGCTGTACCTCGAGGGCCAGGAGCCCACCGAGGAGCAGCTGTACGCGGCGATCCGCCGTATCACCATCGCCTCCGGCAAGGGCGGCGGCACCACCGTCACCCCGGTGTTCTGTGGCACCGCGTTCAAGAACAAGGGCGTGCAGCCCCTGCTCGACGCCGTGGTCCGGTACCTCCCGTCGCCGATCGACATCGAGGCGATCGAGGGGCACTCGGTCAAGGACCCCGATGAGGTCATCAAGCGCCGTCCGTCCGAGGAGGAGCCCCTCTCGGCCCTGGCGTTCAAGATCGCGAGCGACCCGCACCTCGGCAAGCTCACCTTCATCCGTGTGTACTCCGGCCGCATGGACGCCGGCACCCAGGTGCTGAACTCCGTGAAGGGCAAGAAGGAGCGCATCGGCAAGATCTACCGGATGCACGCGAACAAGCGTGAGGAGATCGACTCGGTGGGTGCCGGCGACATCGTCGCCGTCATGGGTCTGAAGCAGACCACCACCGGTGAGACCCTCTCCGACGCGTCGAACCCGGTGATTCTGGAGTCCATGGACTTCCCGGCCCCGGTCATCGAGGTGGCCATCGAGCCGAAGTCCAAGGGCGACCAGGAGAAGCTGGCCGTCGCGATCCAGCGGCTTGCCGAGGAGGACCCGTCCTTCCGCGTCAAGACCGACGAGGAGACCGGCCAGACGATCATCTCCGGTATGGGCGAGCTGCACCTGGACGTGCTGGTCGACCGTATGCGCCGGGAGTTCAAGGTCGAGGCCAACGTCGGTAAGCCGCAGGTGGCCTACCGCGAGACGCTGCGCAAGGCGGTCGAGCGGTACGACTACACCCACAAGAAGCAGACGGGTGGGTCCGGCCAGTTCGCGAAGGTGCAGATCGCGCTCGCGCCGCTCGAGGGCGATGGCTACGAGTTCGAGAACAAGGTCACCGGTGGCCGTATCCCGCGGGAGTACATCCCGTCCGTGGACGCGGGCTGCCAGGAGGCGATGGAGTTCGGCGTGCTCGCCGGCTACCCGCTGACCGGCGTCAAGGTCACCCTCCTCGACGGTGGGTACCACGAGGTCGACTCGTCCGAGATGGCCTTCAAGATCGCCGGCTCGATGGCCTTCAAGGAGGCCGCCCGCAAGGCCGGCCCGGCCCTGCTCGAGCCGATGATGAAGGTCGAGGTCACCACGCCCGAGGACTACATGGGCGATGTGATCGGCGACATCAACTCCCGCCGTGGACAGATCCAGTCCATGGAGGACCGGAGCGGCGCCAAGCTGGTCACCGGCCTGGTCCCGCTGTCGGAGATGTTCGGCTACGTGGGCGACCTGCGCAGCAAGACCTCTGGCCGCGCCAGCTACTCCATGCAGTTCGACTCCTACGCCGAGGTTCCGAAGAACGTCGCCGAGGAGATCATCGCGAAGGCCAAGGGCGAGTAA
- the rpsG gene encoding 30S ribosomal protein S7 — MPRKGPAPKRPVIIDPVYNSPLVTSLINKVLLNGKRSTAERIVYGAMEGLRDKTGNDPVITLKRALENVKPTLEVRSRRVGGATYQVPVEVRPGRSSTLALRWLVGYSRARREKTMTERLMNELLDASNGLGASVKRREDTHKMAESNKAFAHYRW, encoded by the coding sequence ATGCCTCGTAAGGGCCCCGCCCCGAAGCGCCCGGTCATCATCGACCCGGTCTACAACTCTCCTCTGGTGACCTCCCTCATCAACAAGGTGCTGCTGAACGGCAAGCGCTCCACCGCTGAGCGCATCGTCTACGGCGCCATGGAGGGCCTGCGCGACAAGACCGGCAACGACCCGGTCATCACGCTGAAGCGCGCGCTGGAGAACGTGAAGCCGACCCTCGAGGTCCGCTCCCGCCGTGTCGGTGGCGCCACCTACCAGGTTCCGGTCGAGGTCCGTCCCGGCCGTTCCTCCACCCTCGCGCTGCGCTGGCTCGTGGGCTACTCGCGCGCCCGTCGTGAGAAGACCATGACCGAGCGGCTGATGAACGAGCTGCTGGACGCCAGCAATGGTCTGGGCGCCTCCGTCAAGCGTCGCGAGGACACCCACAAGATGGCCGAGTCCAACAAGGCCTTCGCGCACTACCGCTGGTAG
- the rpsL gene encoding 30S ribosomal protein S12, whose product MPTIQQLVRKGRQDKVEKNKTPALAGSPQRRGTCTRVFTTTPKKPNSALRKVARVRLSSGIEVTAYVPGEGHNLQEHSIVLVRGGRVKDLPGVRYKIIRGSLDTQGVKNRKQARSRYGAKKEK is encoded by the coding sequence GTGCCTACGATCCAGCAGCTGGTCCGCAAGGGCCGCCAGGACAAGGTCGAGAAGAACAAGACCCCCGCCCTCGCGGGGTCGCCGCAGCGCCGTGGTACATGCACCCGCGTGTTCACCACGACGCCGAAGAAGCCGAACTCGGCGCTCCGCAAGGTCGCGCGTGTCCGGCTGAGCAGTGGGATCGAGGTCACCGCCTACGTCCCGGGTGAGGGACACAACCTGCAGGAGCACTCCATCGTGCTCGTGCGTGGCGGTCGTGTGAAGGACCTGCCGGGTGTTCGTTACAAGATCATCCGCGGCTCCCTCGACACGCAGGGCGTCAAGAACCGCAAGCAGGCTCGCAGCCGCTACGGCGCCAAGAAGGAGAAGTAA
- a CDS encoding DNA-directed RNA polymerase subunit beta', whose translation MLDVNFFDELRIGLATADDIRQWSHGEVKKPETINYRTLKPEKDGLFCEKIFGPTRDWECYCGKYKRVRFKGIICERCGVEVTRAKVRRERMGHIELAAPVTHIWYFKGVPSRLGYLLDLAPKDLEKVIYFAAYMITWVDEERRTRDLPSLEAHVSVERQQIEQRRDADLEARAKKLEADLAELEAEGAKADVRRKVREGAEREMKQLRDRAQREIDRLDEVWNRFKNLKVQDLEGDELLYRELRDRFGTYFMGGMGAAALQKRLESFDLDEEAEKLREIIRTGKGQKKTRALKRLKVVSAFLQTRNSPNGMVLDCIPVIPPDLRPMVQLDGGRFATSDLNDLYRRVINRNNRLKRLLDLGAPEIIVNNEKRMLQEAVDALFDNGRRGRPVTGPGNRPLKSLSDMLKGKQGRFRQNLLGKRVDYSARSVIVVGPQLKLHQCGLPKAMALELFKPFVMKRLVDLNHAQNIKSAKRMVERGRTVVYDVLEEVIAEHPVLLNRAPTLHRLGIQAFEPQLVEGKAIQIHPLVCTAFNADFDGDQMAVHLPLSAEAQAEARILMLSSNNILKPADGRPVTMPTQDMVLGLFFLTTDEEEREVKGEGRSFGSVAEAIMAFDARELSLQAKIDIRFPIGTVPPRGWTPPTPEEGDDGVGGGVWQQGDSFRLRTTLGRALFNELLPEDYPFVDYSVGKKQLSEIVNDLAERYPKVIVAATLDNLKAAGFHWATRSGVTVAISDVVVPEAKKAIITGYEAQDEKVQKQYERGLITKDERTQELIAIWTKATNEVAEAMNANFPKTNPIFMMVDSGARGNMMQMRQIAGMRGLVSNAKNETIPRPIKASFREGLSVLEYFISTHGARKGLADTALRTADSGYLTRRLVDVSQDVIIREEDCGTDRGLKLEIASRGADGVLRKAEDVETSVYARCLAEDIVVDGKVLAPAGTDLGDVLIDELVRHGVETVKTRSVLTCESAVGTCAMCYGRSLATGKLVDIGEAVGIIAAQSIGEPGTQLTMRTFHTGGVAGDDITQGLPRVVELFEARTPKGVAPISEAAGRVRIEETEKTKKLVVTPDDGSDETAYGVSKRSRLLVGEGDHVDVGQPLTVGAVNPHDVLRILGQRAVQVHLVGEVQKVYNSQGVSIHDKHIEIIIRQMLRRVTIIESGDAELLPGELVERSRFEGENRRVVQEGGHPASGRPQLMGITKASLATESWLSAASFQETTRVLTDAAINAKSDSLIGLKENVIIGKLIPAGTGLSRYRNIRVEPTEEAKAAMYSAVGYDDIDYSPFGTGSGQAVPLEDYDYGPYNQ comes from the coding sequence GTGCTCGACGTCAACTTCTTCGACGAGCTGCGGATCGGCCTCGCCACTGCTGACGACATCCGTCAGTGGTCCCACGGTGAGGTCAAGAAGCCGGAGACCATCAACTACCGCACCCTCAAGCCCGAAAAGGACGGACTCTTCTGCGAGAAGATCTTCGGTCCGACCCGGGACTGGGAGTGCTACTGCGGCAAGTACAAGCGCGTCCGCTTCAAGGGCATCATCTGTGAGCGCTGCGGTGTCGAGGTCACCCGCGCCAAGGTGCGCCGTGAGCGGATGGGCCACATCGAGCTGGCCGCTCCCGTCACCCACATCTGGTACTTCAAGGGCGTGCCCAGCCGTCTGGGCTACCTGCTCGACCTCGCCCCGAAGGACCTCGAGAAGGTCATCTACTTCGCCGCCTACATGATCACGTGGGTGGACGAGGAGCGCCGCACGCGCGACCTGCCCTCGCTGGAGGCCCACGTCTCCGTCGAGCGTCAGCAGATCGAGCAGCGCCGCGACGCCGACCTGGAGGCCCGCGCCAAGAAGCTCGAGGCGGACCTCGCCGAGCTGGAGGCCGAGGGCGCCAAGGCCGATGTGCGCCGCAAGGTGCGTGAGGGCGCCGAGCGTGAGATGAAGCAGCTGCGCGACCGTGCGCAGCGCGAGATCGACCGTCTCGACGAGGTGTGGAACCGCTTCAAGAACCTCAAGGTCCAGGACCTGGAGGGCGACGAGCTGCTCTACCGCGAGCTGCGTGACCGCTTCGGCACGTACTTCATGGGCGGTATGGGCGCCGCGGCGCTCCAGAAGCGCCTGGAGTCCTTCGACCTCGACGAGGAGGCCGAGAAGCTCCGCGAGATCATCCGGACCGGCAAGGGCCAGAAGAAGACCCGTGCGCTCAAGCGCCTCAAGGTCGTCTCCGCCTTCCTGCAGACCCGCAACAGCCCCAACGGCATGGTGCTGGACTGCATCCCGGTGATCCCGCCGGACCTGCGTCCGATGGTGCAGCTGGACGGTGGCCGTTTCGCGACCTCCGACCTGAACGACCTGTACCGCCGTGTGATCAACCGGAACAACCGCCTCAAGCGTCTCCTTGACCTCGGTGCGCCCGAGATCATCGTGAACAACGAGAAGCGGATGCTCCAGGAGGCCGTCGACGCGCTGTTCGACAACGGCCGCCGCGGCCGCCCGGTCACCGGTCCCGGTAACCGCCCGCTGAAGTCCCTCAGCGACATGCTGAAGGGCAAGCAGGGCCGGTTCCGTCAGAACCTGCTCGGTAAGCGAGTCGACTACTCGGCCCGTTCGGTCATCGTCGTCGGCCCGCAGCTCAAGCTGCACCAGTGCGGTCTGCCCAAGGCCATGGCGCTGGAGCTCTTCAAGCCGTTCGTGATGAAGCGCCTGGTGGACCTGAACCACGCGCAGAACATCAAGTCGGCCAAGCGCATGGTCGAGCGCGGCCGCACGGTCGTGTACGACGTGCTCGAAGAGGTCATCGCCGAGCACCCGGTGCTGCTGAACCGTGCGCCGACCCTGCACCGCCTCGGTATCCAGGCGTTCGAGCCGCAGCTGGTCGAGGGCAAGGCCATTCAGATCCACCCGCTCGTCTGCACCGCGTTCAACGCGGACTTCGACGGTGACCAGATGGCCGTGCACCTGCCGCTGTCCGCGGAGGCGCAGGCCGAGGCCCGCATCCTGATGCTGTCCTCGAACAACATCCTCAAGCCGGCCGACGGCCGGCCGGTGACCATGCCCACCCAGGACATGGTGCTGGGCCTGTTCTTCCTCACCACCGACGAGGAGGAGCGGGAGGTCAAGGGCGAGGGCCGGTCCTTCGGTTCGGTCGCCGAGGCGATCATGGCGTTCGACGCCCGGGAGCTCTCGCTCCAGGCGAAGATCGACATCCGCTTCCCGATCGGCACCGTACCGCCCCGCGGCTGGACCCCGCCCACCCCCGAGGAAGGGGACGACGGCGTCGGGGGAGGTGTCTGGCAGCAGGGCGACAGCTTCCGGCTGCGCACCACCCTGGGCCGCGCGCTCTTCAATGAGCTGCTGCCCGAGGACTACCCGTTCGTCGACTACTCGGTGGGCAAGAAGCAGCTCTCCGAGATCGTCAACGACCTCGCCGAGCGCTACCCCAAGGTCATCGTCGCGGCGACGCTGGACAACCTGAAGGCGGCCGGTTTCCACTGGGCCACCCGCTCCGGTGTCACCGTCGCCATCTCCGACGTGGTCGTGCCCGAGGCCAAGAAGGCCATCATCACGGGCTACGAGGCGCAGGACGAGAAGGTCCAGAAGCAGTACGAGCGCGGTCTGATCACCAAGGACGAGCGCACCCAGGAGCTGATCGCGATCTGGACCAAGGCGACCAACGAGGTTGCCGAGGCGATGAACGCGAACTTCCCGAAGACCAACCCGATCTTCATGATGGTCGACTCGGGCGCGCGCGGAAACATGATGCAGATGCGTCAGATCGCCGGTATGCGTGGTCTGGTGTCCAACGCGAAGAACGAGACCATCCCGCGGCCGATCAAGGCGTCGTTCCGTGAGGGTCTCTCCGTGCTGGAGTACTTCATCTCCACCCACGGTGCCCGTAAGGGTCTCGCGGACACCGCGCTGCGGACCGCCGACTCGGGTTACCTGACCCGTCGTCTGGTGGACGTCTCGCAGGACGTGATCATCCGCGAGGAGGACTGCGGCACCGACCGCGGTCTGAAGCTGGAGATCGCCTCCCGGGGTGCCGACGGTGTGCTGCGCAAGGCCGAGGACGTCGAGACCAGCGTGTACGCGCGCTGCCTCGCCGAGGACATCGTCGTGGACGGGAAGGTGCTGGCCCCGGCCGGTACCGACCTGGGCGATGTGCTCATCGACGAGCTGGTCCGGCACGGCGTGGAGACGGTCAAGACCCGCTCGGTGCTCACCTGCGAGTCCGCCGTCGGCACCTGCGCCATGTGCTACGGCCGCTCGCTGGCGACCGGCAAGCTGGTGGACATCGGTGAGGCGGTCGGCATCATCGCCGCCCAGTCCATCGGTGAGCCCGGCACCCAGCTGACGATGCGTACCTTCCACACCGGTGGTGTGGCCGGTGACGACATCACCCAGGGTCTGCCGCGTGTTGTCGAGCTCTTCGAGGCCCGTACGCCCAAGGGTGTGGCCCCGATCTCGGAGGCGGCCGGCCGCGTCCGGATCGAGGAGACCGAGAAGACCAAGAAGCTCGTTGTCACCCCCGACGACGGCTCCGACGAGACCGCCTACGGCGTCTCGAAGCGGTCCCGTCTGCTGGTGGGCGAGGGCGACCACGTCGACGTCGGCCAGCCGCTGACCGTCGGTGCGGTCAACCCGCACGACGTGCTGCGCATCCTCGGCCAGCGCGCCGTCCAGGTGCACCTGGTCGGCGAGGTTCAGAAGGTCTACAACTCGCAGGGTGTGTCGATCCACGACAAGCACATCGAGATCATCATCCGGCAGATGCTGCGCCGTGTGACGATCATCGAGTCCGGCGACGCTGAGCTGCTGCCGGGCGAGCTCGTGGAGCGCTCGCGCTTCGAGGGCGAGAACCGTCGTGTGGTCCAGGAAGGCGGCCACCCGGCCTCCGGCCGTCCGCAGCTGATGGGTATCACCAAGGCATCGCTGGCGACCGAGTCCTGGCTGTCGGCGGCGTCCTTCCAGGAGACGACCCGGGTGCTCACCGACGCGGCGATCAACGCCAAGTCGGACTCCCTGATCGGCCTCAAGGAGAACGTGATCATCGGTAAGCTCATCCCGGCCGGTACGGGTCTGTCCCGCTACCGCAACATCCGGGTCGAGCCGACCGAGGAGGCGAAGGCCGCGATGTACTCGGCCGTCGGTTACGACGACATCGACTACTCGCCCTTCGGCACGGGCTCCGGCCAGGCGGTCCCGCTGGAGGACTACGACTACGGTCCGTACAACCAGTAG